The Mercenaria mercenaria strain notata chromosome 1, MADL_Memer_1, whole genome shotgun sequence nucleotide sequence atatatgtaaaatatttcaaatgggAGAAACAAAGTCAAATCACGGCGGCTATCATGTCCAGTCAAATGGTATCTGTGAACGAATCCtctaaaatctaacaaaaaaggGTCCGTTTTGGTGGTGCAACATctcaaaaagtaaaacaacaaacaatgtacctgcatgaCCTTTCGATACTGTTTTGACCGACGGATGTTTTTTCTGATATTTCCTTTCTTGTCGTTCTCGACTTTTCCTGCAACATTGTTATTGGCTTTCTAGTTGTAGGATTTATCGTGGATCTTATCATTACTACTTTGCCATCTTCACATGTGTGTGTTTTGGTATCGTACTTTACTAAATCTCCACAGAGCAATGGCTTTGATTCCGTAGTAGCGAGAGAAGTAGTGGAGTGTTTTGGGAGATTTCCAGGCACGCGAGTCCTTGATCTTATCATTACTATTTTACCATTTTGGCATTTGTGTGTTTTGGTATCGTACTTTACTAAATCTCCACAGAGCAATATCTTTGATTCCGTAGTGGTGGGAAAAGTAGTGGAGTGTTTTGGGAGATTTCCAGGCACGCGAGTCCTTGATCTTATCATTACTATTTTACCATTTTGGCATTTGTGTGTTTTGGTATCGTACTTTACTAAATCTCCACAGAGCAATGGCTTTGATTTCGTAGTAGCGAGAGAAGTAGTGGAGTGTTTTGGGAGATTTCCAGGCACGCGAGTCTTTGATCTTATCATTACTAGTTTACCATTTTGGCATTTGTGTGTTTTGGTATCGTACTTTACTAAATCTCCACAGAGCAATGTCTTTGATTCCGTAGTGGTGAGAGAAGTAGTGGAGTGTTTTGGGAGATTTGCAGGCACGCGAGTCTTTGATCTTATCATTACTATTTTACCATTTTGGCATGTGTGTGTTTTGGTATCGTACTTTACTAAATTTTCACAGAGCAATGTCTTTGATTCCGTAGTGATGAGAGAAGTAGTGGAGTGTTTGGGGAGATTTTCAGGCACGCGAGTGTGTGAGTGTCGGCCGTTCAATACTAGGGTAGCGGTGTTATATAGTTTGGATTCATCTCCGTTGACTAAAGAGTTTGAGTCCGTTTTTGGAATCACCACATAATCACGGCAAATGTGTGTCTCTGGATCGTATTTAGTAAGACTAAATATGTTTGGTCCGCAGAGTAGTTTTTTAGCATCGCCTGTAAAAAGAGAAGAACTAAAAGTCACTTTGATCACAGATGATATCTTGtcaaattttgtttcttaaaatatttgaaaaaagtaaCTTACTTGTGgtacataaaaaatatcatttagtaCTGATAATAAATCCAactatttttaataaactgatccATGTCAAAATACTAAATTACTGCGGAAAAGCGCAACTTGTACATATATAAATGCTACAAGTGGTGAATATTTCCGTGTTTAGAATGAATTGTTCATATATAATAACGAAATGAGTATATATTTACCTTCTACAAAAGAGACGGCTAATATGAGTAGTGCAATAAACATTATGTTCGACGTTATTCGTATTCTAATGGTCTTTGAATACGTTAATATTCTGATGTTCTTTATATCCGTTAATATTATTTGGTTTACCATACATAGATCTGTAAAAATAGTAACAAACTTAAATCACTGAATCACTGACGTAACATTATTTGAGTATCTTTACTCATTTGTACGGAATCCTGGTGTCGTTTCGCAATGTCGCGCGTCGCCTTTGAGGGGCGACggacgacatttcacatggcactaacaggattccgtacattTGGGATATCGGGATGACTTATCAATGTAGTTCAACGTGCACTTTGCCTTCCATTACTTAACTgcaaatttactattttttttaaaaaaaagttagaaatacaGTCATAAACTACTCTGTCATTTACCATTAAATGTATACGGAAACAGGGGTGTGGATGTGAAGTTTGAAAAAGACTGCTGTCGAATATTAAGCAATATTCTaacatttattaataaatgtATACGGAAAAGGGGTATAGATATGAACTTTGAAAAAGAATGCGGTCCAATATTAAGCATTCTTTTAAGACGTGTGCAGCACAACGACACCAATTGTTGCGGTTTGAAATACtccaatttataaatgaatttaaaacattagTGTAATTTTTTTTGACTTGAAGTCGTAAACCAAATAAAATGTGCTATGATGGTGCTCGGTTTATGCACCAAATTAatggtggtcaatcacatttgagcaacatttcgTGACATTTTTCATgtcagagatttatttaaggaacaaaggGACCCATAACCTAGAGTGAGATCCCTATAAGAAATGtacgttttatttctttttaagaaaCTTTGCAATTACTTTCctgtaatatgttttatttcagctTAATTTCTAATTCTACATTTGCAGTTGATAGATATTGGGACATTTGAAAAATCTGAacaaaaaggcaagttttaaaacagtgtataGCTTCGGAATTCATATATTTGTAATCTGTGCTGGTTGAGCAACTGAGACAGGTAAAGGGAGGTCATACtatttttacaaacttgcatttcttatcatagtatatatattcatatttgtcAATGTAAATATCTAAGAAACAGAATACAGAAGTTATTATATTCATATGATTTCTTAGGcaataaatgttttttaaatttgtacatgtGCTCAAATAACattatcttggttgggcaacctggattttaaaaatacctccactGAAATTCTGACATGCATTAAGCAGTCAGTGAACACAAAAACGTGAACATGATCATTGTTAATTACTTCATAATAATCTGATTAATCACCTTTAAAGGGATACTCATTTTGTTTTGTCGACTTAATTCTTACTGTGGCAGCCTCTATAGCATAGTCATggttttaaacatgaaatatttatttttgaaaataaaagaaacccTTGAAAGcagttttagaaaatgaataatgatctATTGTTGAACGCACATTCCACAGACAGGAGACGTTTACGCAATGTTGAAAGCCTTTAAACAACGATAAATTGTAAACTTTGATActatggtttttatttttttctatatcatTCACATGTAGGAGTAGCCCAGCTTAAAATTGACTTTAATCTATAGGTGACCAAAGCAGTCTAATAAACACATCATAATGTAAAGCCACCTTGGTGAGTCAAAACATGCCGCACGGATAGGGCTAATTTTTCCATATGTATTCTAATGGTCcgctttaaaaataattaagcaAAAATATACCATGGAAGACTTTCAACCAAAATAGTTACCTATAGTTTAATATAATATGCATTTTAGAGACTAATTACcatcaaaaaatgaaataattcaaaatacaaATGGGTTtggtaaaatacaatgtattaatatactttcgattttaaaatattaaaaaactgcGTAATAAATCTGTAGTAAATTGGTTTCCTTCTGTCCCTCTGTTTTAACTAAATTAAAAGCCCTAGTCATTCCAAAGTGATTGTACTGTAGCAAAAAGGTAACATGTGAATTGAATTCATTTTTTGCTAAATATAtaatgaaagttgtttaaagCAATTAACAACTGTAGATACTTTCAGAGATGCAAATTTAAACTCAGGCACTTATAACATAATGTATATATAGCACAATATTGTCCCATTAATCGGCATATTCATTTTTTCAGCTAGTTTAGAATTTAGTTATAATGCCGCATGTTCTGCAAAAATGCATTCTGCGTGTATGCGctaaatatatcataaaacacacacgcacacacgcacacacacacacacacacacaaataaaaaccAACAGTGGTTACTGTTTTGATGGCTTCAACGCTCGAGAACAAAAAAGGTAGAACGTCGGTTGGTAAAAAACAGGATTTTagtaaataaaagttttcttATAGAAGGGAATTCCATATCTTAACTGATCGTCAATCGCGATTATAACTGACTCAAAGTGTTTAATGAACGTCATACTtcagtaaatccggtatttggaGAATAATGAATTCATGCAAACTAACATGCATACTTTCAAATAGGCCGCTAAAAGTACAAGAATAATACCATTCTACAGAAAGTAGCAGATGATAGATCTAGTATAGATTGCGTGGGACAGTTGTTTTATGTCACGTgatctaagtcggatagacaaacTCGTGACCGTATGTATTCTATATATACCCCACTGTGCTCTAGGCACACGGACACTCGACTGTGTATCTTATATAAGAGGGGCGGTCGGAAAGTATCCGGACCTTTCAAGCTGCTGTCTTTCCAAAAGTCGGATAGTTTCTTTTTAATGTGTGTGTATACAAGTTTTGAGCATCATTTAAACAAGGTAGGTGTTAGGGCTACCATGGACTCTAAGCTGGAGAAACATGGATCAGTAATAAAATTCATGCTTTTAGAGGGTGAAAAATCTTGCAATATTTTGCAAAGGTTGTCAAAAAGTTGAATCAGTGATCTACCATCCGtgctcttttggcaaaatttaacccaagtacaattcaatgaagtgaccgattttgaattttgttgcaaaattccgacagcccgggcgcgttgctcttgtgtcaatttcacgatGATACGTGCTTTTCTAGTAGGAccttcgtcagtaatgccaaaagtgttcatgaACACGTGCATacttggtgcacatgccctgcccgtgcaaaatatgatatattgGTCAAACGCCTAATGCGGTAACGCTGGCCGTAAgccggccaaaaataaatcaataattagctgcattACCTATTCAAATGtaggtatgtgaaatttcttgtaaattcaTGTATCATTAACAAAATGGTAATACAGTATAAACTTACCGATTAGGAAGTTTGTTGAGTATGTGtatttaaatagaggatatttgtttgttttgagtgaatgtGGAATAGAtctatatctcactgagaagtgagaaaattttaaatattttcatgagccctaagcgcgagtgaaaatgtgaatattttatcactttgatgtgagatatattccatattcacgaaaaacaaacatgttttctttatattttatgcttaattatgctgagatatgcattttgcaacaaattttaatcttagcgcgggaaacagacgcgcgtagataaacatgacgtcagacgtgttgtgacgttaaagacgcacacgacataaagttccattttattttacttcttgttgcataacgttatgaaaatcccattaagtaaaaatatttgaatcaagaaatatactataaaaacaAAGTGCGCCTACAATTTTCATACTTATTTAAGGAAATCATTTAAAATTCATACTCAATGTACAAGTAGAGCGGCAAAGCTACATATATACAgggagtgatatgcagtgagtggtATGGATTATaactcactgataaaacacagtatttcatcagtcagcattaaataagaatatgtttatatgtttatagCTCTGGAAATAAGTTTATAGGTTGCGTAATTATGATAGTTATTCTTGATGAATCACGTACTCATGTGGGACACCAGAAATGATACTCTTCTTCAACATGACATAAGAATATGACAAGTAGGCCTAACCTTGCATTATGATTAAGCTAATAAGAAACATAAGCATTCAAGGAAATGTTATTTGAGGAAGATATCCTGTACAACtactttaaatgatatatttaaattaCGACAGGGTACTTCAACCATATCAATTAGTTACTTCATCATTTAGGCCTATATTAATTGACATGGCATTGCATTGAACATTTGAcgctaatatatttatttatagaaactTATTATTGGACAAAACAGGTAACCCtccatttgttgttttgttaatatcttaaaaattgctaaaattgtctagaatttacaaacttTAGAAGAAAGCAATAGCAAATCGTGTTCTATTTACTAAGTATGGTGGCTTAATTCTGCCATTTCGTGTCTTCGGGACAAGAGAACACGAAAGGAAAAAAATCCGTTGATCTGTCGTGTCTTCGTGTTCTCGTGTTTCGGAAAAAGACGCGAGGAGATGAAACATTGAAGGgaaaattacaaaacatttttaaggAACTCATATTGTAATAATATCCGATGTTGGTGGGTACACAACGTCATGTCGtttccctatattttatcaggcCTTCGTATCTTCGTCCCGAAAAAACGATGACAGGACAAATTAACAGTGTCGTCCGTTCGAGTCTTCGCGTCTTCGGGTTTGGGGCAAAGACAAAAatacacgacaaataaagggcgacGAACGACAAAAACACAAAGACACAACAAATCTAATTTTCGACTTTCATCTCTTCGTgtcttttaaaaaactttttagaaCAGTAGTTGATAgtatatacaaaatatctaagCGCTGGATCTTGCAGCTTCAGGTAAGAAGAGTGTTAATGTTTCTAATACAAGTGATCCTGGGCAAGGTCAACTTTAATCCCAaaggcatgatttgaacaaatttggtggAGGACCaatgcaaaatatctaagctcaggtCATTATGATTTCAGAGAAGATGATTATTTTTCCTTATTCCTTAACAAGTCAGTGTAACATAAGTGAACCCCGGGGCATGGCCAGTATTGATCTATACAAATTGGGTGAGAACCACTGCACAATGCTGCATATCAAATACCCAAGCTCCAAGCCTCGTGTTTAGAAATTTCTTTAAGTTTTCCCTTTAGCTTGACACTGCAGCCAGAATCCTGCAACTCAGGTAGAAGACCATCCAGGCAAAGATTCATCAATTTCAGTGATGTTGTTTGAATAAGATTGGACTGACACATGATGGACAGAGAGTGATTGACCACAATAGCTCATTCCTAGCAttttatgctcaggtgagttaaagaTAGATAAATAGTAGCAAAATGAGCCTTTAAGCGGTCATAACTTTACTGTATTTCAACATGAAAATGCCAACAGTATGCAAAATTAACCATGGAACGGAGTATTCTTTCAATGCTAGGTTGAAATCCCATCAGTAGTTTCAGACCAGTAATCGAGACAAACCTTTTTAACAGTTCAACAGACAAGACAAAATCAACAAATGTCCACACATGTAGGGATATATATCGTAAGACCAAAAAACAACTTTGGGTTAAGCTTTGTATAACTTTGATACAAGTTCCTAAAATATACAACATGATGAtgttaaataccaaatatcaacacTTCACAGATTTGCTTTTCTTCGTCCCacatataagtctgtgtaaaagtCCTGTAGAAGTAAAACAAActcctttttttcaaaactggacCAGTGATTGATAACAGTCTGTTGAAGATcatactatttttagctctggttgtCCCTGACCACTATGTATATTAGGAGAGGCTAAATATTTGccattgtttttatcattatacCGTTGCGAACACTTTTGTTGTCAAATAGTCATCTAAAAATAATTCTCGCTGACATGTATTAATCATATATTATCGCATGATGCGgctattttcctttgatctttacaTTTCGACATACATGGTAACATTCTTCATAGTCAGGAACTGCACCGGTAGCAGAAGAAACTGTGTTGATATAATAACAATATAGAAATAACTGGAATGATACACAACAGTACAGTTTTTCCCATTAAGTTGTATAGGAAAAGTATGGCGATATAAtaggttattataacagtagcttgatctgggatgcagtattcggctcgagtggattttgcgcGCAATGCCAAGTGTGATCCGAATTTGCAAAAtcaacgagagccgaatacaaagtcccagatctagctgcTGTTATAATatcccttttattatatacctttaccattttgattcttattttgttctttaacaaaatcttcaatgtttatcgatattaaatggaacttagtgaagtttttatgtgcgctatttaaagaaatgtatcgggtcatgcatattaatgaaaatagtccagcaacatacaatacagaaggtataatacggaatttaaaaggtacaatacggatttttttgtctgtctgttcatatttaactgtgaaatacaagccatttttttacagaatttatatgtatataataaatatcgGCATAACTCGTTTTGCACTCTAACAAAATAGATATGTCTCATTTTCTGTCAAGTTCGCCAGAAGCCCGCATTttgtaagaattacttacaatgagcattaaaattaaaaaataatggcGAGTTGTAAAAGCCCATCCGTCACAAGTCTGACTCGGTATCCAATTCCAGACAATTAGCATTTGGAGTCCATCTATATATACGATGGAGAAACGTGCGACATTCAATCTCCCTGTTTTGATCTTGTCCTAATATAACAATGATCGACCAATTACATGCTAAAACTTACAAAACAATTCTGACAGTTATAACGCCGGGGACTAACTAcctccttttcatttttttttggcaaactgaatagaaaatgggccatatatgAAACAAAAGGTCATATGACATTTAGGGCTACCAGTGCGGAattcttgtttatgaaaaatcTATATCATTCTggataaaaaaagagaaatattttttttccatgcgATGGAACAGTTGAAGGTTAGACACTCATTTATCGCAAATATAATTGCGTAGGGTGAAATCTCGGATTTTCATGAGAGGATATTAATCACGGTCAAAGACCTGGAGGAAAATCCTTGTTTGCACCCAATGCAAAGGTATATGTGATCGTTTTTTTACTATTACATAAACGGTTCAATTAATTCAAATATTATTAGAAAGTGTCTTTTTCACTCTTCTTCCCTAGTGACAAATGAAGAAAGGTTTTACTCATGTGATATATGTGGTGGGctatatatctgttttattttaaaatattcgcTGAAAAATCAGATCGAAATTTGCCCTTTTTATAGCATATTGACTAAACAGAAATACATGTATTCTCTGTCATTtgtcagattcaaacttgccgTCTGTAGCATCCTGACTAGAAAGCAATATTCGCTGCCATTCTGATGCATCCTGACTAGAAAGAAATCTTTGCTGCCATTTTTAAGACCAAAATTATCCTGCTAT carries:
- the LOC123545487 gene encoding uncharacterized protein LOC123545487, with product MFIALLILAVSFVEGDAKKLLCGPNIFSLTKYDPETHICRDYVVIPKTDSNSLVNGDESKLYNTATLVLNGRHSHTRVPENLPKHSTTSLITTESKTLLCENLVKYDTKTHTCQNGKIVMIRSKTRVPANLPKHSTTSLTTTESKTLLCGDLVKYDTKTHKCQNGKLVMIRSKTRVPGNLPKHSTTSLATTKSKPLLCGDLVKYDTKTHKCQNGKIVMIRSRTRVPGNLPKHSTTFPTTTESKILLCGDLVKYDTKTHKCQNGKIVMIRSRTRVPGNLPKHSTTSLATTESKPLLCGDLVKYDTKTHTCEDGKVVMIRSTINPTTRKPITMLQEKSRTTRKEISEKTSVGQNSIERSCSCSGVNVYPRRNSAAPCQHSSRNDAFLSGKLRKMKLLGSMICDENNMFAYRLRISGPHSGKNKERTAKVTQYKRRTDMNTGRRYFVRMPTVFGIKIPLDKYSPSRLRRKGFLIVSNYRCLNDRIFFLCHRDAVFNAPKVKRMLLKKLRKVQANCTKQ